A window of Hevea brasiliensis isolate MT/VB/25A 57/8 chromosome 14, ASM3005281v1, whole genome shotgun sequence contains these coding sequences:
- the LOC131173078 gene encoding putative receptor-like protein kinase At3g47110: MELRITRLTTLWPSIHHFQVILLFYTSLLCLQPPTDCLRNLGNETDRLALLEFKSKIGNDPHDVFSSWNDSVNFCKWQGITCGRKHHRVTSLNLYGLSLSGTISPFIGNLTFLRFLNLRNNSFHGEIPQEVGRLSRLRHLNLTDNRLGGEIPLNITYCSELRILILARNRFVGKILDELGSLKKLVSLDLYGNNLTGEIPHSFGNLSSFKHLSVAVNNLAGNIPNKLGQLTGLTFFSVGVNNLIGTIPGALYNISSINVLSVPDNQLKGSLPANIGLTLRNLQDFYIGGNQFCGTIPSSFTNASLLEIFDISGNFFTGQVPNNFGDLRDLQQVNFEFNFLGSDTSQDLSFITSLSNCSNLEILSFAKNNFGGVLPAALANLSTKLSLLGAGGNRISGRLPSEVGNLVNLYALGLEENHFSGTIPISFGKLRKLQKLYLHTNLLSGQIPPSLGNLSQLYELHLGENKLQGNITSSIANCQNLQALDISNNFLIGFIPPEIIGLSSLSTILNLSHNTLTGPLPQEIHKLKNINALDVSQNKLYGEIPETIGDCLMLENLNMQGNFLQGSIPSTLASLRGLQHLDLSRNNLSGNIPKELHKLPFLQYVNLSFNNLEGEVPREGVFSNTTAVSLVGNKNLCGDIPELQLPACPIKRKKHKNSPLAIILATVISSIVLSMAITSLRVLCWRKSRKNPSSSPFCLDKLLRISHKELHQATQGFSSENLIGQGSFGSVYRGSLDLHGERIVAVKVLNLHQHGASKSFIAECRALRNIRHQNLVKILTYCSSIDFKGNDFKAFVLDFMVNGSLEMWLHPNEDSSSQPRNLKLLQRLRVAIDLSSALHYLHDLCETPIIHCDLKPSNILLDNDMTAHVGDFGLARLLSKTSSNSSQDQTSSIGIKGTIGYVPPEYGIGGEPTTYGDVYSFGIILLEIITGRRPIDEVFTDGLNLHNFVRSKLPGQVMQVLDPKLIATGEVGAEEIVEDNDSDDGQREIQENNVNIENLKLQGSNVQKCVVSVLKIGLACSVELPGDRMNMTDVTRKLNIITEAFLRARTHTERQIVNHN; this comes from the exons ATGGAACTTCGAATAACACGTTTAACGACCCTTTGGCCTTCAATCCATCATTTTCAGGTCATTTTGTTATTCTATACAAGTTTACTATGCTTGCAACCACCTACCGATTGTCTCAGGAATTTGGGAAATGAAACTGATCGACTTGCACTCCTGGAATTCAAATCCAAGATAGGCAATGATCCACATGACGTCTTCAGCTCCTGGAATGATTCTGTCAACTTCTGCAAATGGCAGGGGATTACTTGCGGCCGAAAACACCACAGAGTTACATCTCTAAACCTGTACGGGCTGAGCTTGTCTGGAACCATTTCTCCGTTTATAGGGAACCTCACCTTCTTAAGGTTCCTCAATCTTCGCAACAACAGCTTCCATGGTGAAATTCCTCAAGAAGTTGGCCGCTTGTCCCGACTGAGACACCTCAACCTGACAGATAACAGATTGGGAGGTGAAATTCCACTTAACATCACCTACTGCTCAGAGCTCCGAATCCTGATATTGGCTAGAAATAGATTTGTGGGTAAAATTCTCGATGAACTTGGCTCTTTGAAAAAGCTTGTGTCACTTGACCTCTACGGAAATAATCTCACAGGAGAGATCCCACATTCATTTGGAAACCTTTCGTCCTTTAAACATTTATCTGTAGCTGTCAATAATCTGGCTGGAAATATTCCAAACAAGTTGGGGCAATTGACAGGCTTAACTTTCTTCTCGGTTGGAGTAAATAATCTAATAGGTACAATCCCTGGCGCCCTGTACAATATCTCATCTATCAATGTCCTTTCGGTGCCAGATAATCAGTTGAAAGGGAGTCTTCCAGCGAACATAGGCCTCACTCTTCGAAATCTGCAAGATTTCTACATTGGTGGAAACCAGTTTTGTGGAACTATTCCAAGTTCATTCACCAATGCTTCTCTGCTTGAAATATTTGACATCTCTGGCAACTTTTTCACAGGACAAGTTCCAAACAATTTTGGAGATTTAAGGGATCTGCAGCAGGTGAATTTCGAATTCAATTTTCTGGGCAGTGACACAAGTCAAGATTTGAGTTTTATAACATCTTTGTCAAATTGCAGCAATCTAGAAATTCTATCTTTTGCTAAAAATAATTTTGGCGGTGTATTACCTGCAGCCCTAGCCAATTTGTCAACCAAACTGAGCCTATTAGGGGCTGGAGGCAATCGAATATCTGGAAGACTTCCATCGGAGGTTGGGAATCTTGTGAATTTGTATGCATTAGGCTTGGAGGAAAACCATTTTTCTGGTACCATACCAATTTCTTTTGGGAAGCTTAGAAAGTTGCAAAAACTGTATTTGCATACAAACCTATTATCTGGACAAATCCCGCCATCCTTAGGCAACCTCAGCCAGCTATATGAACTACATTTAGGTGAAAACAAATTACAAGGAAACATAACAAGTAGTATTGCAAACTGCCAAAACCTGCAAGCTCTAGATATTTCAAACAATTTCCTTATTGGCTTCATACCCCCGGAGATCATTGGTCTTTCCTCTTTATCAACAATTCTCAACTTATCACACAATACATTGACAGGTCCCCTACCCCAAGAAATCCATAAACTGAAAAATATTAATGCCCTGGACGTGTCACAAAACAAACTGTATGGGGAAATTCCTGAGACAATAGGGGATTGCTTGATGCTGGAAAACCTTAACATGCAGGGCAACTTTCTCCAAGGATCAATTCCCTCAACCTTGGCTTCATTGAGAGGTCTCCAACATCTAGACCTATCAAGAAACAATTTGTCCGGAAACATTCCGAAGGAGCTACATAAGCTCCCCTTTTTGCAATATGTGAATCTTTCCTTCAATAATCTTGAGGGTGAAGTACCAAGAGAAGGAGTGTTCAGCAATACAACGGCAGTTTCACTTGTTGGAAACAAAAATCTTTGTGGAGATATCCCAGAACTGCAGCTACCAGCATGCCCCATCAAGCGAAAGAAACACAAAAATTCTCCTCTTGCCATTATCCTTGCAACAGTTATCAGTTCAATTGTGCTTTCCATGGCGATAACATCTTTAAGGGTTTTGTGCTGGCGAAAATCAAGAAAGAATCCATCATCCAGTCCCTTTTGTTTGGATAAGCTCCTTCGAATTTCCCATAAGGAGCTTCACCAAGCAACTCAGGGATTCTCTTCAGAAAACTTAATTGGGCAAGGTAGTTTTGGCTCTGTATATAGAGGAAGTCTTGATCTACATGGTGAAAGGATAGTTGCTGTGAAGGTACTCAACCTTCATCAACATGGAGCATCCAAAAGCTTCATTGCTGAGTGCAGAGCATTGCGGAACATCAGGCACCAAAATCTGGTGAAGATCTTGACATACTGCTCAAGCATTGATTTTAAAGGCAATGACTTCAAAGCTTTTGTGCTTGATTTCATGGTGAATGGAAGTTTAGAAATGTGGTTGCATCCAAATGAAGATAGTAGTAGCCAGCCAAGGAATTTAAAGCTTCTTCAAAGGCTTCGGGTCGCCATTGATTTGTCATCTGCATTGCATTACCTTCATGACCTTTGTGAAACACCAATCATTCACTGCGATCTGAAGCCAAGCAATATTCTGCTTGACAATGACATGACTGCTCATGTTGGTGATTTCGGATTAGCAAGgcttctttccaaaacctcaagcAACTCTTCTCAGGACCAAACGAGCTCCATTGGGATAAAGGGAACAATCGGCTATGTGCCTCCAG AATATGGAATAGGTGGCGAGCCAACAACATATGGGGATGTGTATAGCTTTGGAATAATTTTGTTGGAGATTATCACAGGACGGAGACCAATTGATGAAGTGTTCACAGATGGTTTGAATCTCCACAACTTTGTTAGGTCTAAGCTACCGGGACAAGTAATGCAGGTTCTAGATCCCAAACTTATTGCAACAGGAGAAGTGGGAGCAGAAGAAATTGTTGAAGACAATGACAGTGATGATGGTCAAAGAGAAATCCAAGAAAATAATGTCaatattgaaaatttgaaattacagGGAAGCAATGTGCAAAAATGTGTTGTATCAGTCCTCAAAATAGGACTCGCATGCTCGGTAGAACTACCAGGAGATCGAATGAATATGACCGATGTCACAAGAAAATTAAACATTATTACAGAGGCCTTTCTTCGTGCAAGGACTCACACAGAACGGCAAATTGTAAACCACAACTAg